Proteins encoded by one window of Rattus rattus isolate New Zealand chromosome 10, Rrattus_CSIRO_v1, whole genome shotgun sequence:
- the Lax1 gene encoding lymphocyte transmembrane adapter 1 yields MFTTPAPPEITRRSSEPSTQQGTLGSLEGEKGQLLFPGFVVLVTIFLVVIVTCILWSRKKQKKRRVPYLQVTPSLALPPPRQRAKNIYDFLPRQQTELGRHQLSGFSTESLLSRASDSPEPEVPQASGSLQKHRASVHAVEYTVGVYDNGTVAQMCGPLASSAHRVCDGTSRSNSISSKESNDYVNIPTAEDTSETLTCTKSTPENHLGLPRAQQLEFAEGGHAGCGNATNHTGVWAPGLQGSNSLSDGDNSSQSSNDYVNMTGLDLEDIQESRPRVAFQCCRDYENVPPVVANESQLQTVEEVTSSTTDHGESGQRTLSSVYHMAFRPSAWSEDSAMIPGEEESNGDSSDYENVLVPELEGKDWKQGPGTWHPSDEGTPGDQAGTFCEAVYPAGSLATETSGEEV; encoded by the exons AGAGAAAGGCCAGCTCCTCTTCCCTGGTTTTGTGGTGCTCGTGACCATCTTCCTGGTTGTCATAGTTACCTGTATCCTGTGGAGccggaagaaacagaagaagc GGCGTGTTCCTTACCTCCAAGTAACTCCGTCACTGGCTCTGCCTCCACCCCGGCAGCGAGCCAAAAATATTTATGACTTCTTGCCCCGGCAGCAGACAGAGCTGG gGAGACATCAGTTGAGTGGTTTTAGTACCGAGAGCCTCCTCTCCAGAGCGTCCGACAGCCCTGAGCCTGAG GTCCCCCAAGCCAGTGGTTCCCTTCAGAAGCATAGAGCGTCTGTTCATGCCGTGGAGTACACAGTAGGCGTCTATGACAATGGTACAGTGGCCCAGATGTGCGGGCCCTTGGCCTCCTCAGCACATCGCGTGTGTGACGGAACTTCCAGAAGTAACAGCATTTCTTCCAAGGAGTCAAATGATTATGTCAATATCCCCACAGCAGAGGACACCAGTGAGACTCTGACTTGTACCAAAAGCACTCCTGAAAATCACCTTGGTCTTCCACGTGCCCAGCAGCTGGAATTTGCTGAAGGAGGGCATGCAGGCTGTGGGAATGCCACCAATCACACTGGCGTGTGGGCTCCAGGACTCCAGGGTAGTAATTCACTCAGCGATGGAGACAATTCATCTCAGAGTTCAAACGACTATGTCAATATGACAGGGTTGGATCTTGAGGACATCCAAGAGAGTCGACCCAGGGTCGCTTTTCAGTGCTGCAGAGATTATGAAAATGTCCCGCCAGTAGTTGCCAATGAAAGCCAGCTGCAGACTGTGGAAGAAGTGACATCTTCAACTACAGACCATGGAGAGTCTGGCCAGAGAACCCTATCTTCAGTGTATCACATGGCATTTCGGCCGTCTGCATGGAGTGAGGACAGTGCCATGATACCTGGAGAAGAGGAGTCAAATGGGGACTCTAGTGACTATGAGAATGTGCTGGTCCCCGAGTTAGAAGGCAAGGACTGGAAACAGGGACCCGGTACTTGGCATCCTTCTGATGAAGGAACACCAGGTGACCAAGCTGGAACGTTTTGTGAGGCGGTCTACCCTGCTGGATCTTTAGCCACTGAAACATCTGGTGAAGAGGTCTGA
- the Zbed6 gene encoding zinc finger BED domain-containing protein 6, giving the protein MSVCTLSVPVSSISPGRRCSAFSDAGVLGCVSINSNTDEDGVLEGKMVAEGSNKETKLPAKKKRKKGLRIKGKRRRKKLILAKKFSKDLGSGRPVADAPASLASSAAEQDEESLFDGNIEKQIYLPSTRAKTSIVWHFFHVDPQYTWRAVCNLCEKSVSRGKPGSHLGTSTLQRHLQARHSPHWTRANKFGVTNGEEDFSLDLSLSPSSPGSNGSFEYIPTDSLDENRMGKKRDKSTSDALRAKRGRFLIKSNIVKHALIPGTRAKTSAVWNFFYTDPQHISRAVCNICKRSVSRGRPGSHLGTSTLQRHLQATHPIHWAVANKDSGAIGNGLDETETESGDLLNDTLHGEKSSGSQDLTAEDLSDSDDTDEPPVLEVENRSESPIPVVEQDNLAHTQERERTTETHCEDAASSQISQAVIQMIVEDLHPYNYFSTPAFQRFLQIVAPDYRLPSETYFFTKAVPQLYDSVREKIFLTLENVQSQKIHLTVDIWTHDPSTDYFIVTVHWVSLETASSPSNGGTPNFRKWAVLCVTGLAKDCLITNILQELNDQIGLWLSPNFLIPSFIVSDNSSNVVHAIKGGGFTHVPCFLHCLNIVIQDFFCEHKSIENMLVAARKTCHHFSHSVKARQILQEFQNDHQLPWKNLKQDETGHWISTFYMLKWLLEHCYSVHHSLGRASGVVLTSLQWTLMTYVCDILKPFEEATQRVSVKTTGLNQVLPIIHHLLFSLQRLREDFQVRGITQALNLVDSLSLKLESDALLSAMLKSKHCILATLLDPCFKNSLEDFFPQGADLETYKQILAEEVCNYMESSPGACQIASSEASGPLVRLGTDSFTSIKEGTSSAGSMDSSAADSVAIGSRSFLFPSAVAVVDEYFKEKYSELSGGDDPLVYWQRKVSIWPALTQVAIQYLSCPMCSWQSECMFTTNSHFHPKQIMNMDFDNIEQLIFLKMNLENVNYDYSTLILSWDPENKAVQNNEKEILP; this is encoded by the coding sequence ATGAGTGTATGTACTTTGAGTGTACCAGTTTCCTCGATCTCTCCTGGCAGAAGATGCAGTGCTTTTAGTGATGCTGGGGTTCTGGGGTGTGTTTCCATTAATTCAAATACAGATGAAGACGGTGTGCTAGAGGGAAAGATGGTGGCAGAAGGATCGAATAAAGAGACAAAATTGCctgctaaaaagaaaagaaagaagggtttgCGAATTAAGGGGAAAAGACGCCGAAAAAAATTGATTCTTGCCAAAAAGTTTAGTAAGGATTTGGGGTCTGGGAGACCTGTTGCAGATGCCCCTGCTTCGTTAGCTTCCAGTGCTGCTGAGCAAGATGAAGAAAGTCTTTTTGATGGCAATATAGAAAAGCAAATCTATCTGCCTAGTACCCGGGCCAAAACCTCCATCGTGTGGCACTTCTTTCATGTTGACCCCCAGTACACCTGGAGAGCTGTTTGTAACCTGTGTGAGAAAAGTGTCAGCAGGGGAAagcctggcagccatcttggCACATCTACTCTTCAAAGGCATCTTCAGGCAAGGCATTCTCCTCACTGGACTAGGGCCAACAAGTTTGGAGTCACTAATGGGGAGGAGGACTTTTCCTTGGATTTGTCGttgtctccttcttctcctgGAAGCAATGGAAGCTTTGAGTATATTCCTACTGATTCATTAGATGAAAACAGAATGGGTAAGAAACGTGATAAATCCACATCTGATGCCCTGAGGGCAAAAAGAGGGCGCTTTCTCATCAAAAGCAACATTGTCAAGCATGCCTTAATTCCCGGAACGAGAGCCAAGACATCTGcagtttggaattttttttatacTGATCCGCAGCACATCTCAAGAGCCGTGTGTAACATATGTAAAAGAAGCGTGAGCCGTGGTAGGCCAGGCTCTCACTTAGGAACTTCAACACTTCAACGACATCTTCAGGCCACACATCCCATCCACTGGGCTGTTGCCAACAAAGACAGTGGTGCTATTGGGAATGGATTAGacgagactgagacagagagcgGTGATCTCTTGAACGATACTTTGCATGGAGAGAAGTCATCAGGCAGCCAGGATTTAACAGCTGAGGACCTCAGTGACTCTGATGATACAGACGAACCTCCTGTTTTAGAGGTTGAAAATAGATCTGAGAGCCCGATTCCTGTTGTAGAGCAAGATAATCTGGcgcacacacaagagagagaaaggacgACAGAGACACATTGCGAAGATGCAGCCTCAAGTCAAATAAGTCAGGCAGTTATTCAAATGATTGTGGAGGATCTGCATCCTTACAACTATTTCTCTACCCCAGCTTTTCAAAGATTTCTACAGATTGTTGCTCCCGACTATAGATTGCCATCAGAGACTTACTTTTTCACCAAAGCCGTACCTCAGTTATACGATTCTGTTAGAGAAAAAATTTTCTTAACTTTAGAGAATGTTCAAAGCCAAAAGATCCACCTTACTGTTGACATATGGACTCATGACCCTTCCACTGACTATTTCATTGTGACTGTACACTGGGTCTCTTTGGAAACTGCATCTTCTCCCAGTAATGGTGGGACTCCCAATTTTAGAAAGTGGGCAGTACTTTGTGTTACAGGTTTAGCCAAAGACTGTTTGATAACTAACATTTTACAAGAATTAAATGACCAGATTGGTCTGTGGCTTTCTCCTAACTTCCTTATCCCTAGCTTCATTGTTTCTGATAATTCTTCTAATGTGGTACATGCAATCAAAGGTGGTGGCTTTACCCATGTGCCATGCTTCCTGCATTGTCTAAATATAGTGATTCAGGACTTCTTCTGTGAGCACAAAAGCATTGAGAATATGTTAGTGGCTGCTAGGAAAACCTGCCATCATTTTAGCCATTCTGTCAAGGCCCGCCAGATACTACAAGAATTCCAAAATGATCACCAGCTTCCATGGAAGAATCTGAAGCAGGATGAAACTGGCCACTGGATTTCCACCTTTTACATGTTAAAATGGCTCTTAGAGCATTGCTACTCTGTTCACCATAGTCTGGGCAGAGCCAGCGGAGTTGTACTTACCTCCCTTCAGTGGACTCTAATGACATACGTTTGTGATATTCTTAAGCCATTTGAGGAGGCCACCCAGAGAGTGAGTGTGAAGACAACAGGACTGAATCAGGTGCTACCCATAATCCATCATCTCCTCTTTTCCCTGCAGAGACTCAGAGAAGATTTTCAAGTCAGAGGTATTACTCAGGCCCTCAATCTGGTGGACAGTTTATCTTTGAAACTTGAAAGTGATGCCTTACTAAGTGCCATGCTCAAATCCAAGCATTGTATCTTGGCTACTTTGTTAGATCCTTGTTTTAAGAACAGTTTGGAGGACTTTTTTCCTCAAGGTGCTGATTTAGAAACTTACAAACAGATCCTCGCAGAAGAGGTTTGTAATTATATGGAATCTTCGCCTGGGGCCTGCCAGATTGCAAGTTCAGAAGCATCTGGCCCTTTAGTTAGATTAGGGACTGATTCATTTACTTCTATAAAAGAAGGCACCTCCAGTGCAGGTTCTATGGATAGTTCAGCCGCAGACAGTGTTGCTATTGGGAGCAGAAGCTTCTTGTTCCCCTCTGCAGTAGCCGTAGTAGATGAATACTTCAAAGAGAAGTATTCAGAACTCTCAGGAGGTGATGACCCTTTGGTTTACTGGCAGAGGAAGGTGAGCATATGGCCAGCCTTGACCCAAGTTGCCATTCAGTATCTGAGTTGCCCCATGTGTAGTTGGCAATCTGAATGCATGTTTACCACAAATAGCCACTTTCATCCAAAGCAGATCATGAATATGGACTTTGATAATATAGAGCAGCttatatttctgaaaatgaaCTTGGAGAATGTTAACTACGACTATTCTACATTGATTCTGAGCTGGGACCCTGAAAATAAGGCTGTTcagaacaatgaaaaagaaatactaccttaa